The stretch of DNA GAGGTGGATAAGCATCCATAGCCATAAAAGGCTATGGCAAGAAGGACCTGTGTATGGTCTGATAGTCAAATATAATTTGGTAAAACGTCAACTCTGCCCACAGGGGCAGCCAATAGAAAAAGTATTGATCTGATCAGTTCCATATAAATGTTGAGGCATCACCCTGTTAAGTTATTTCGTTCAGAGGGACCATGATGAAGCTATGCCTCGTTCTTCTCGCTCTGATGCTAGCTGGTGAGTTTTTCATTCTTCTACCACATTCAgattttctgcacttttttagAGGAGCTGAAATGCAATCTATCATGCTTTGGAGGAACCCAGCATTATTTTTACCAGTGCACTGGCTAAACCATTTAAGTGTATTAAATGAATTTAATATGAAAGtataaattggaaaaaaaaaaaaaagtctcggGTCTTCTCATTTAAACAACCTAGAGCTCCTTCCATGTGTGAACCCAGACTAGCCATGACATGAGCAGGGCTGAGTGGGAAGCTTTCAGAGCGAAGACACCCAGGAGTCATTTCACTCAGCCAGGCAATCTCTGCTCTCCTGCCCTCTGTCCCTCACAGGTGCAGCATCAGAGGGCGTAGAAAAGAGAATTGTTGGGAGTCTGTCTTGTAAAAAGGAGAGGCCTTACCATGTCCAGGTGGAGTCAGTCCAAGGAGGAATTGTCTGTGGAGGCTCCCTGCTCAACACTCGCTGGGTCCTCACTGCTGCTCACTGTGCTGGACGGTAAGAAATATTAAACATCGAtatcagaaatactttttttgaTCTCCGAGGAAtcaaaaaaagtatgtgcagtATGTATAAAGTTGTATCAAAAGTATGTGTATCATGTACATcaagtctaaatatgtgcattaatcttacaaaataatacaataaatacagaaaataagaaattgaCCATATGTTAAAGAGTATATACACCTCTATACAccttatatactgtatatatatacactatattgcacagttaaatggttaaatcaACAGTTTAAATAGTGTGCAGTTATGACGTCCTTTACCTCTGACTGTCTGACCCTTCATGGGAGGCATTAAAAAGTCTGATGGCCACATGAAGAAATGACTTCCTGTGGCACTCTGTGGTGCATCTTGGTGGGATCAGTCTTCCACCAAATGCACTCCTGTGCTTAACCAGTGTGTCATGGAGTGGGTGGGAGACATTTTCCAAGATGACATAGTTTTTGGACAgcatcctcctctctgacaAAACTGCCTGAGAGTCCAGCTCCACCCCAACAACGTCACCAGCCTTGCAAATTAGTCTATTGAGTCTGTTGATGCCTGCTGCCCTCAACCTGCTGCCCCAGCGTGCCACAGCAAACAGGAGAGCGCTGGCCACcacagactcataaaacatcctCAGCATTGTCCGGCAGATGTTGAGGGACCTCAGCCTCCTCAGAAAGCAGAGGCAGCTCTGGCCCTTCTTATAGAGGGCTTCAATGTTCTTAgcccagtccagtttattgtctATGTACACTCCCAAGTGCTCGTAGTCCTTCACAATGTCCATGCCGACCCCTTGGATTGAAACGCGTAGCAAGCGCACATACTTGGTCTGCCAGTCAGGTAGTCAACAATCCAGGACACAAGGGCGGCATCTACCTGCTTTGCTGTCAGCTTCTCATCCAGTTTAGCCGGCCATCTGGAGTTACCAAAAAACATGACCCTCACATTGCTCACTGTTTTGTCCAGGTGAGCGTAGGCACGGTTTAGCAGGTAAATGATGGCATCCTAAAATCCCAGTCagggctggtaggcaaactggtGGGGGGACCCAAAACTAAACAGCCGCCTCATTCCTGCAGgtgcaacaaaaaacaaagagtgGCCCCTTTTTACAGTTTGGAGTTATGTCTATAACTCACATGAATGTATGCTGTGAGTGTAGACCGGGGACTCCAAGTACTGTCTGGTTTCCTTCAACAGTATTTCCAAGTTGGAACATACAGTCagcaatcatcatcatcacagataAGCATGTGCAACTGGCTGGCAGAAAGCACCACTACTACCAGCACATCTAACAGAGCCACGCTCCAAAGCCGAGATAACGAGGAGTTGTGCGATAAACTGCACCAACCGGTTATCGTTAGGTCATTTGCAAAAGTGCGTGAAATCATGATCTCGGATTATCTGCTGTATGATAGTCCACTGGCCATGCATGTGCAGTTGGCTGTTAGGATGTACCAAGTGGTGGAAAGAGTCCGATAAATTGCTGCTCAAGTataagtactgttactttgctgatattttacttaagtagaagtactgctgcaAAAATCTACCTCACTAAAAGTAAGActagctcatttaaaatatacTTGGAGTAAAAGTTATTGAGTTACTTAAACAGTAACTTTGTCAAgggtgatcttttccatgcagttatgaaaggatgagagaacattcttttaaaggtgcattgggCAAAATTGCCAAGGGCTGATTGAAATGAGGACCCTGtggactcaactgacaaatgtgaaatatgcaCGTAATATGATGGTTGtgtctacatggctctcatcaTCAGGCCAACTCGCTGATATTATTCTTTTTACACACTTACACCACATTTTTGCCATCTGAGGGTCCTTGCCTCTATTGACCAGCTGCTATTTTTCATCGTGCACTTTTAATTGCAAACTTGGAAATGACAATAAGTTATAGTAGGCCTATGGACTGTGAAAAAGGCTGCTTTAAGGTGTGATAGGAAAGAAATAATCTATATAGATAAGAATGGTGTCaaggttttatgttttattttgcttttttgtggcGCTTTAATTTATGTCAGTTCTCTTATCAAGTTTACCTTGCTTATTTTGTGCAGGCTTGTGACTGTGAAGATTGGCCTAACCTATCATCTCAGCTTCtggaaaagactgaaaaaggGATTTAAGTCGATAAAAAGTGAACAGCAAATTCAAGTCACACAACAGTTTGCCTTCAAAGGTGATGATGACAAGCCTCATGACATCATGCTCATAAGACTAAATCAAGATGTCTCACCTGAACTCCCCATCATCAAGCTCCCTGCCACTGACTGCACCAGACCAGGCCAGGGGACGGAGGTCGACATTGGAGGCTGGGGAGCCAAGAAGGCTGATCTCCAAAGTGAGGCACATTGAGATCCTATGTTAAATTTTGACAATTAAAAGTAAAGTTATTTTCCTGACTTTTCTCTTAAAATCCTCAGATGCCAAAATTCCCAAATCCCTGAGGTGTGCTGTGACAGAAATCGCTTCATGTGGTGACAACGATAAACCGGATGACAAGTACCACAGTGACGAGGCAAACACCATGTGTGCCTTCAGACCTGGTGTGGAGGCCTGCCCAGTAagcttttttttactgttgaatatttcatctctctatctatctatctgtcaagAAAACCCcctaaatttaaattttttctgtctctcttctctttcaggGAGATGCTGGCACAGCTGTAGTATTCAATGAGCTCTTGCACGGTGTTATTGCCAGCAAGCCTATTGATGACTGTGCAAACCCAATTGTAATCATGGATGTTTGTCACTATAGGAACTGGATTGATGAAACCATGCGTAAGGAGTGATTAGTGAATCTTAATGGTTCTAAAAGAGATACGAGATCCTCTTACAAGTTAATAAAGATCACAGATCCCCTTACGAgtaaacaagtgtgtgtgtctgttcatttATGACAAGTGATCACCGAACAAATGAGTTATGTATctgaaaacagtaaataaaCTAGGGGATTAGAGAAGGAACAGACCCTTGTACCACCCAAATttattcctcctctcatctttgctgactgagcttttattgtgaaaggttccacaatctatcactgatcatttgttctcagTAATAGATATGATTACTAAATAGTGAAGTGCAATACTCGAGCAAAAACATACTTTAGTAAAAGTAAATTTActgacttttaaaaatactccaaaaagtacttgtaagcacacaaaaaaagctgtTCAATTATCGTGACATGAATAAATGTAGTTTAGACACTTCTACTTCTGGATCTACTGCACGTAAACCCAGGCATCATAAGGTTTAGGCTTCGGGCCTTGTGTTTGGCTGGGTAGGACATCTGCACTAAAATGCAAAACTCTGGTCCTGTCGTAAAATTTTATCTGTTGCACATGACCACAAAGCACATAATAATAGGTATCTAAGGATTTGTATGCACGCAGATTTTCTTTTGTATAAACACCGGTCTTTTCTGTGAGGCCGGTGTATCGGGCCATACTGAATTGAAATCCATTCATGGTGTGGAATAGCATATGGATCTAGCAATTTTTCACAATTACTGAATTCATTTTTTGATGTAATAGATGCAGTCTGAGCTACTTAGACTGTCTTGTGCAGAGTATGTTTACAGTAGGCCTAGCTGTCAAATTTCCTTCAGATGTAGATTGTAAAGTAGGTTTGTTGtgaacatttttatatttacataagCAGCTAGTGAGCTGTGTCACATTATTGAAGCCATGGCAGCAGAAAAGAGAAGCCCACTGTTACATGCAGATATAGAATAATGTATACTGCATCACTCTACTGTAATACACTTTTCTGTTTTGGAAAGGTCAGATTATATCACTAACACTACAACCACTGCAAAAGTCCATTTAGatcacaaacacacccaaatGAAGACTTTTCTTCTCCTAATCTTTCCAACATGCTTTGTTCACCCTGACACCGTTCCATAGTATGGATTGTGTATTATATACCAGTACTCATAAGGTTAACACAACACCTTAGATTTGGACTTTTTACCTGAAAAACAAGTCAGTAATGACAATGGGCTTTAAGACAAATCATGTTGCACATGCGCCATTGTGAGACTCTTGATCCCCATTTTGTTTCCCTCATTATTTGTTAAGGTACAAGGTGCACTCAGTTTTCAGTGGGTCAGAGCAGCAAAACTTGGTTGTCTGTGTTACATCatacaaacactgaaaagagagaatcatcttcatctgaactaaacgttgaactgaactgaattaaaaaataaaataaaataaaataaaaaataattacatactAACCCCTTTATTAAATTGGAATAGAATCTACATGGCTCTCATTGCCAACAATAGACATAAATAATCATGTAATCTTTGTgaagcaaaaacattttcaccttACAATAAGCAGAACTGGAGAAACCATTGAATATGTTTGTCTTCTGTGGACTGCCATTTATATTtgtgtgaaattattttttattgttatttaccACAAATGTGCGAGATTTATGAGCAGGCCTTttcaacaaatgaaatgaaccGAAA from Myripristis murdjan chromosome 9, fMyrMur1.1, whole genome shotgun sequence encodes:
- the LOC115365938 gene encoding kallikrein-15-like, coding for MMKLCLVLLALMLAGAASEGVEKRIVGSLSCKKERPYHVQVESVQGGIVCGGSLLNTRWVLTAAHCAGRLVTVKIGLTYHLSFWKRLKKGFKSIKSEQQIQVTQQFAFKGDDDKPHDIMLIRLNQDVSPELPIIKLPATDCTRPGQGTEVDIGGWGAKKADLQNAKIPKSLRCAVTEIASCGDNDKPDDKYHSDEANTMCAFRPGVEACPGDAGTAVVFNELLHGVIASKPIDDCANPIVIMDVCHYRNWIDETMRKE